The window ACCGCGTAGGCGGCGACCGGGGCGCTGGTGACCGAGAGGTTCCAGTTGGCGTCGACGACCTGCTGGCTGATGCGGGTGCCGAGGTTCTCGTCGAGGTTGTAGAAGTTCTTGTAGAACTCGGTGAACCAGGCGTAGCGGTCGCCCTTGGCGGCGGCCTCGATCCCGTCGAACACGTCCTGCGGCACGCCCTCGGGGTTGTCGTCGCGCTGCACGAGGAACGGCTCGAGCGAGGCGAGGAAGGCGAGCTTGGCGACGCGCTCGTGCCCGTAGCGGCCGACGTAGCGGGCGAGCTCGCCGGTGCCCATCGAGAAGCCGACGAGCACGACGTCGCGCAGGTCGAGGGTCTCGAGCACGGTGTTGAGGTCGGCGGCGAAGGTGTCGTAGTCGTAACCGCTGCCCACCTTGGAGGACTGACCGAAGCCGCGGCGGTCGTACGTGATCACGCGGTAGCCCTGGGCGAGCAGCTCACGCGTCTGGCGCTCCCAGCTGTGCCCGTTGAGCGGGTAGCCGTGGATCAGCACGACGGGCTGCCCGGATCCCTGGTCCTCGTAGTACAGCTCGATCGGGGTGCTGTTCTCGTTCCCGACGGTGATGTAGCCCATGATCCTGGTCCTTTCGGTTCCGGTGAGAACGATCGTTCTCGCTCGATGTGTCCAATCTAGAGAACGAGCGTTCTCATGTCAAGTAGACTTCTGCACATGACCGAAGACGACGCTCGCGAGCGCATCCTCTCCGCCGCGGAGGAGCTCTACTACCGCAAGGGATACGCGGCCGTCGGCATGGACGAGCTGCGCACGGCCGCCGGCGTGTCGCTGCGTCGCCTCTACTCGCTCTTCCCTGCCAAGACCGATATCGTCTCGGCGGTCCTCGCCCGCAGGCACACCGAATGGGAGTCGGGTCTCTCCGCCGCTGTCGCCGCCGCGGGCGACGGGCCCCGCGCGCGGCTGCTCGCCGTCTACGGCTACCTGGAGGACTGGTTCTGCAGCGACGGCTTCCGCGGCTGCGCGTTCATCAACGCATTCGGCGAGCTCGGCGGGACGAACCCCGAGGTCGCCTCCATCGTCCGCGCGCACAAGGCCTCGTTCCAGGAGTACATGGCCGCGCTGGTCGCGGACACCGGTGCCCCGGCCGCGTTGGCCGCCCAGCTCTCGATCCTCGCCGAGGGGGCGCAGAGCACCGCGGCGATCTCGGCCGACCCGCAGGCGGCGGTGCACGCGCGCCGGGCAGCCGAGGTGCTCATCGACGCGGCGTTCGCCACCGCCTGAGCTTCGGCACCTCTCGTCAGGTGTCGTCGTCGGCCGCCCGCCGAGCCGCCGTATCCCAGGCCTCGCGCACGCCCCGCAGGTGCTGCTCCGGCTGGAACGGGTGCGACGCCGTCACGGTGCGCAGCGAGCGCTCGACCACGATCCCGGGGTGGTGCACGAGCTCGCGCAGCATCGCCGCCATGCCCTTCGCATCGGGTGAGCCGCACAGGATCCCCGCCTCGGCCAGGCCCTCCCGCAGCCGAGGGTCGACGTACAGCACGCTCCGCGCCGCCCGGAACGCCTCCGCGACCACGACCGGCTGCGGGTCGAGCCCGAACGACGTGACGGCCAGCAGGTGCGAGTCACGCAGAAGGGGCTGGATGCTCTCCGGCTCGACGCGACCGAGGAACTGGATGCTGCTGCCGCTGTCTGGCGCCGCGGTCCCCGCGACCTCGCGCGCCTCGGCGTACAGCGGTCCGTCTCCCGCGATCCGCGCCACGAGCGACCCCGGCGGCAGGTCCTCCCCGGCCCGTCGCACCGCGCGCACGAACTCCAGGATCCCCGACTCGAGGGTGAGCCGGCCCACCCACAGCACCTGCAGCGGCAGCTCGACCGCCTGGAGCGGCACCCCGGGGATCGCGCGCGGTGGCATCGGGTTCGGCACCACCTCCACCTCCGGCAGCCCGGCGATCCGCAGCGCCTCGGCCTGATGCGCCGAGGGCGAGATCACGGCGTCGGCCTCCAGTGCGGCGTCGAGCGTGACGCTGCGCACCGCGGCATCGATCGCGCGCGGGGTGTCGGCGAGGGCGGTGCGAGGAGGGCGTCCGCGCAGCACGCGGGCCAGTCCGCGGACGGCCGCCGCCGCGACCCGGTCGAATCGTCGCAGGTCCGGTCCCTGCCAGAAGAAGGTGTGCACCGTGTGGACGACGGGGATGCCCTGCTCCTGGGCCACCCGGATCGCCGCGGCGGTGAGGCCGAACTCCGAGTGCACGTGCACCACGTCGATCGACCGCTCCCGGAACAGGCGCCGCAGCCGCGCTCGCAGGGCACGACTGTTGCGGATCGCCGGCATCTCGACGCCGGGGATGACCCACGCGGCGGCCATCAGGATCGGTGCTTCCCCCGGCGGCACGGGGCGTGGCGCGCTCCCCGGCTGCGCGGCGCCGATGACCACCACCTCGTCGCCCGCGGAGCGCAGCAGCTCCGCCTCGCGCAGGACGACGGCCTGCGCATCTCCGATGCGGTCGAGTGCGTAGTCGCAGACGAGTGCGATCCTCACGGCGGTCACCCCCAGGTCGTGCGGAACAGAGTGCTGTCAAACGTAACATCTTACCCGCCGGGTGAATGACGCGGGGTGGCACAAGTCTCTTACCTGGTTAGCGATCGGCGGCGGGGCTGTCAAGGGCACTGCGGCGGCGGTGCCGTCACCCTAGAGTCGCGGCATGGAGACTTCGACGAAAGGCATCCTCCGCCAGAGCCTGGTGATCGCGGCGGCCGTGTTCATGCTGATCGCCGCCGCCATCGGTGCCGGCGCATTCGGCGGCACCTCGGTCGACGAACTGCAGAACGGTGCGCTGTCCGCTCAGGGCTCGTATCTCGCGCCCGCCGGACCGGCGTTCTCGATCTGGTCGCTCATCTACCTCGGCCTGCTCGCCTACACGGCGTGGCAGGCCCTCCCCGCCCGCCGCCAGGACCCCCGGCAGGAGGCCGTCGGCGGCTGGATCGCCCTGTCGATGGTGCTCAACGGCCTGTGGCTCGTGACCGCCCGCTACCTCACGCTGTGGCTCACGGTGCTCGTGATCGCGCTGCTGCTCGCCGTGCTCGCGCGTGTGATCGTGCTGCTGGGACGATTGCCCGCCCGCAGCGCCGTCGACCGCGTGCTCACCGACGGCGCCAACGGGCTCCACTTCGGCTGGGTCACGATCGCCACCGTCGCCAACACCGCCGCCTGGCTCACGCAGACCGTCCCGGAGAGCGCGGAGCAGCAGGCGGAGGTGTGGGCCATCGCGGTGCTCGCCGTGGTGCTGCTCATCGGTGCCGCGAGCGCGTGGTTCACCGGGCGTCTCGCGCCCGCCCTCGCCACCGCGTGGGGGCTCGCCTGGCTCGCGGTCGGTCGTCTGACCGGCGAGCCGCAGAGCACGCCGACCGCCATCGCCGCGATCGTGGTGGCCGCGGTCCTGGTGCTCGTGGGGGTCGTGGCCGTCGTGCGCCGGCGTCGAGCGACCCCGGCGACCCTCGCGCCTCAGAGCACCAGCCGGTAGCCCATGCCCGCCTCGGTCAGCAGGTGCACGGGCGAGGAGGGCTCGCTCTCGAGCTTCTTGCGCAACTGCGACATGTACAGGCGCAGGTAGCCGGAGTCGGACACCTGCGCGCTGCCCCAGATCTCCTTCAGCAGATCCTGCCGGGTGACTAGCGCCCCCGGGTGCCGTGCCAGGTGCTCCAGCATGCGCCACTCGGTCGGCGTCAGGTGCACGCGGGTACCGGAGCGGGTGACCGTCTTGGTCGCCAGATCCACCACCACGTCGCCGAAGGCCACGACCGACTCGCCGTTGGCGGCCACCGCGCGGCGGGAGAGCGCGCGCAGTCGCGCCAGCAGCTCGTCCACCTGGAACGGCTTGGTGACGAAGTCGTCGGCCCCGGCGTCGAGCGCCTCGACCTTGTCGGCGGAACCCGTGCGACCGGAGACGACGATGATCGGCACGGTCGTCCACCCCCGCAGCGCCTGGATCACCTCGATGCCGTCGAGCCGCGGCATCCCGAGGTCGAGCATGATGAGGTCGGGGTGCGACTGCGCCGCGGCGGCGATCGCGGCGGCGCCGTCCGCGGCGACGACCACCTCGTAGCCGTGCGCGGCGAGCGTGATGCGCAGCGCCCGCACCATCTGGGGGTCGTCGTCGGCGATGAGGAGCTTCACTCCGTGTCCTCCGTGTCGGCAGGCCCTGCGGCGAGCGGCAGGGAGATGACCATCGTGAGTCCGCCACCCGGCGTGTCCTCGGGTGTCAGGGTACCGCCCATGCCCTCGGTGAACCCGCGCGACAGCGCGAGCCCGAGGCCGAGGCCGGTCGTGTTGTCGGTGTCGCCGAAGCGCTGGAACGGCTGGAAGATGCGGTCGCGGCGCTCGGGCGCCACGCCCGCGCCCCGGTCGACGATGCGGATCTCCGCGCGCTCACCCAGACGGCTGGTGGTGACCAGCACCCGGCTGCCCTCGGGGGCGTGACGGTGGGCGTTCGCGATCACGTTCACCAGCACGCGCTGCAGCAGCACCGGGTCGGCGAACAGCGCGGGCAGGGCGGGGTCGAGCGCGAGGTCGACCTCGGACGGACCGAGACCGAGCTCGTCGACCGCCGCGAGCACGGGACCGGCCGCGTCCACGCGCGAGGCCGAGACCGCGAGCACGCCCGCCTCCACCCGGCTCACGTCGAGCAGGTCGGTCACCAGAGTCGACAGGGTCGCGAGGCTCTCGTCGGCGGTGGCGAGGAGCTCCGCGCGGTCGGTCGCCGACAGGCCCTGCGCGGCGCGGAGACCGCCGATCGCCGCGACCGCCGACGCCAGGGGCCGGCGCAGGTCGTGGCTCACCGCCGAGAGCAGGGCGCTGCGCACCTGGTCGGTCTCGGCCAGCGCCTCCGCCTCGCGCGCGGTCGCCCGCAGGTCGGTGTGCTCGATCGCCGCGGCGAGCTGCGCCACGATCGCGTCGAGCAGCCGGCGCTCCGGACCCGCGAGGGGCTCGCCGTTCAGCTCCAGCAGGGCGCGGGGCCCGCCGCCGGCCGCACCCACGGGGATGGTCGTGGCGCGGCCGTCCGGCACCGGCTCGCCGTCGCTGGCGAGCACCTGCCCGTCGGGCGTGAGCAACCGGACGCCGCTGAGCCCGAAGGCCTCCCGTGTGCGGCTCACGAGCGCCAGCACGGCGTTGTCGCCGCGGAGCACGTTGCCCGCGACCGCCGCCAGCAGCTCCGCCTCGGCCGTCGCGCGCTGCGCCGTCCTCGCCCGGCGGGCGGCCTGATCCACGATGATGCTCACCAGGATCGCGATGACCACGTAGAGCGAGAGCGCGAGGGCGTGCAGCGGATGCGCGATCGTGATCGTGAACAGCGGTGCCACGAACAGGAAGTCGAGCGTGATGCCCGACAGCACGGCGGCGAACACCGCGGGCCGGATGCCGCCGATCAGCGCCACCACGACCACGAGCAGCTGATACGCGAGCACCTCGGCGGTGATCGACTCCGGGCTGCGGAAGGTGAACATGAGCCACGACAGCAGGGGGCCGAACACGAGCGCGACGCCGAAACCGAGCGCCTGGCGCCGCCACCCCAGCGCCCCGCCGGTGATGCGCGGCAGCGCGAGTCGCCCGCCCGCGGCCGCGTGGGTCACGATGTGCACGTCGATGTCGCCCGAACGCCGGATCACCTCGGAGCCGATGCCCGGTCCGGTCAGCGCGGCCGTCAGGCGGCCGCGGCGGCTCACGCCGATCACGAGCTGCGTGGCGTCGGCACCCTGCGCGAACTCCACGAGCGTGCCGGGGATGTCGTCGCCGACCACCTGGTGGTACGTGCCGCCGAGGGACTCCACGAGCGCGCGCTGTGCGGCCAGGGCGCCCGGGGTCTCGCCGCGCAGGCCGTCCTGGGCGGTCACGTGCACCGCGAGCAGCTCGCCCCCGGCCGACCGTGCGGCGATGCGGGCTCCGCGGCGCAGCAGCGTCTCGCCCTCCGGGCCCCCGGTCAGCGCGACGACCACCCGCTCGCGCGCCTGCCAGGAGCCCTCGATGCCCTGCTCGGCGCGGTAGCTGCGCAGCGCGCTGTCGACCTCGTCGGCGAGCCACAACAGTGCGAGTTCGCGCAGCGCGGTGAGGTTGCCCAGACGGAAGTAGTTCGACAGTGCCGCGTCGATCCGCTCCGCGGGATACACCAGGCCCGCCGACAGCCGGTCGCGCAGGGTCTGCGGGGCGAGGTCGACCACCTCGACCTCGTCGGCTGCACGCACCACGGCATCCGGGATGGTCTCCTGCTGCGCGATGCCGGTGATCTTCTCCACCACGGCGTTCAGCGACTCGATGTGCTGCACGTTGACGGTGGTCACCACGTCGATGCCCGCCCGCAGCAGCTCCTCCACGTCCTGCCAGCGCTTGGGGTGGCGCGAACCGGGGATGTTCGTGTGCGCGAGCTCGTCGACCAGGGCGATCTCCGGTGCGCGGTCGAGCACGGTGTCCAGGTCGAGCTCGGTCAGCACCACCCCGCGGTGCTCGTCCACGCGTCGCGGCACCTCGGGGAGCCCGGCGGTGAGGGCCGCGGTGGCCGCCCGGCCGTGGGTCTCCACGACCGCGATCACCACGTCGCGGCCCTCGTCGAACAGGCGCCGCCCCTCCGCGAGCATCTCGAACGTCTTGCCCACCCCGGGGGCGGCGCCCAGGAGCACGCGCAGGCGCCCCCGGCGCTGGTGCTCCGGCGGGCGATCCGTGCGCGCTGCGCTCATTCACCCTCCCGGTCGTCCAGTGCGAGGTTGAGTTCGGCGACGTTGATCCGCTCCTCGCCGAGGAACCCCAGGTCCCGCCCTTGAATCCTAGACTCCACGAGCGCACGCACCTCGTCCTCGGGCAGGTCGCGCGCGGCGGCCACCCGCGGCACCTGCAGCAGGGCATAGGCGACGCTGATGTGCGGGTCGAGACCGGAGCCGGAGGCGGTCACGGCGTCGGCGGGCACCAGGGACGGGTCGACACCCTCGCGCTCCGCGACCTCGGCCGTGCGCTCGGCGATCGACGCGACCAGGTCGGGGTTCTCCGGTCCGAGGTTGCTGCCGCCCGAGGCGGTGCCGTCGTAGCCGTCGCCCGCCGCGGACGGGCGCGACTGGAAGTACTGCGGCAGGGCCTCGCCGTCGGCGTCGGTGAAGGACTGTCCGATCAGGGCGCTGCCGCGGTCGTCGGGCAGCATCGAGCCGTTCGCCTGTGCGGGGAGCAGCAGCTGACCGATGCCGGTGACGAGCAGGGTGTAGCCGACGCCGAGGACGAGGGTGAGCACGAGCATCGCGCGGACGGCGACCCCGGCGGTGCGCATCGTGGTGCGGGTGGTGGAGGACAAGGTGTGCCTTTCGCGCGGGGGTCAGAAGCCGGGGAGGAGGCTCACGACGAGGTCGATGAGCTTGATGCCGAGGAACGGCGCGATCACGCCGCCGAGGCCGTAGACGAGCAGGTTGCGCTGCAGGATCTGCGAGGCGCTCGCGGGGCGGTATGCCACCCCGCGCAGGGCGAGCGGGATGAGGAAGACGATCACGATCGCGTTGAAGATGATCGCGCTCGTGACCGCAGACGCGGGCGAGTGCAGCTGCATGATGTTGAGCGCCGCGAGCCCCGGGAACACTCCCATGAACATCGCCGGGATGATCGCGAAGTACTTGGCGATGTCGTTCGCGAGCGAGAATGTGGTCAGCGCGCCGCGCGTGATGAGGAGCTGCTTGCCGATCCGCACGATGTCGATGAGCTTGGTCGGGTCGGAGTCCAGGTCGACCATGTTCCCCGCCTCCTTCGCTGCCGACGTGCCCGTGTTCATCGCCACGCCCACGTCGGCCTGTGCCAGCGCGGGGGCGTCGTTGGTGCCGTCGCCGGTCATCGCGACCAGCCGCCCGCCCTGCTGCTCGCGGCGGATGAGATCGAGCTTGTCCTCGGGGGTGGCCTCGGCGAGGAAGTCGTCGACCCCGGCCTCCGCGGCGATGGCCTGCGCGGTGAGCGGGTTGTCTCCGGTGATCATGACCGTGCGGATGCCCATGCTGCGCAGCTCGTCGAAGCGCTCGCGCAGGCCGTCCTTCACGATGTCCTTGAGGTGCACGACGCCCAGCACGCGCCCGTCCTCGCCGGTGGCGCGCACCGCCACGACCAGGGGTGTGCCGCCGCTTCTCGCGACACCGTCGGTGAGGGAGGTCAGCTCGGCGTCGGTCCCGCGGCCCAGCCAGGCCGACACCGCGGAGCCGGCCCCCTTGCGGATCTCGGTGCCGTCGGAGAGGTCGAGTCCGCTCATGCGGGTCTGCGCGGTGAACGGCACGACCACGGCGTCCTCCGGCGCCTCCACCCGGAGGCCGCGCGCGGTGGCCAGTTCGACGATCGAGGCGCCCTCGGGCGTGGGGTCGGCCAGGGACGACAGGGCGGCGACCCGCAGCAGCTCCTCCGCGTCGACGCCCGTCAGCGGCAGCACCTCGTGCGCGCGCCGGTTGCCGTACGTGATCGTGCCCGTCTTGTCGAGCAGCAGCGTGGTCACGTCTCCCGCGGCCTCGACCGCGCGGCCCGACATCGCCAGCACGTTGCGCTGCACGAGGCGGTCCATCCCGGCGATGCCGATGGCCGACAGTAGCGCGCCGATGGTGGTCGGGATGAGGCAGACGAGCAGAGCGATCAGCACCGGGATGCTCACCGGGGAGGCGGCGTACGAGGCGATCGGGTTCAGCGCCAGCACCACCACGACGAACACGATCGACAGGCTCGCGAGGAGGATGTTCAACGCGATCTCGTTCGGGGTGCGCTGACGGCTCGCGCCCTCGACCAGCGCGATCATCCGGTCGACGAAGGTCTCGCCGGGCTTCGACGTGATGCGCACCACGATGCGGTCGGACAGCACCCGGGTGCCGCCGGTGACGGCGCTGCGGTCGCCGCCGGACTCGCGGATGACCGGGGCGCTCTCGCCCGTGATCGCCGACTCGTCGACGGTCGCGATCCCCGCCACGATGTCGCCGTCGCCCGGGATCAGCTCGCCCGCGGTCACGATCACGACGTCGTCGCGCTGCAGCTCCGCCGACGACACCTCCACGGTCTCGGCGCGCTCGGCCGCAGGATCCGCCGCGGGATCGTGGCGCACCACGCGGCGGGCCATCGTGCTGGTGCGGGTCTTGCGCAGGCTCGCGGCCTGCGCCTTGCCCCGGCCCTCCGCGACCGACTCGGCCACGTTCGCGAACAGCACCGTGAGCCACAGCCACACCGCGATGCCCCACGTGAACGCGAGGGGAACGGGCGAGCCACCGGAGTCGGCCGGTCCGCCCAGGAAGGGCTCCGCGATCGCGAGCACGGTCGTGAAGGCCGCGCCCACCCAGACCAGCAGCATCACGGGGTTGCGCACGAGCGTGGCGGGGTTGAGCTTGCGGACGGCGCCGGGCAGCGCCTGCACGAGCTGCGACCAGCCGAACGACCGCGGTGTCGCAGCGGGGGCGGGGGCCGTGGCGCTCTCGGGCGCGGACGGCGTGGTGAGGAGGGTCATGTCAGAGTCCTTCGGCGAGCGGTCCCAGTGCGAGCACGGGGAAGTAGGTGAGGGCGGTGACCACGACGGTCACCGTGAGGAGCAGGCCGACGAACTGCGGCCGGTGGGTGGGCAGGGTCCCGGTCGTGGCGGGGATGCGCTCCTGCGCCGCGAACGACCCGGCGAGCGCGAGCACCAGCACGATCGGCAGGAAGCGGCCGAGCAGCATCGCCACGCCCAGGGCCGTGTTGAACCACGGGGTGTTCGCGGTGAGCCCGGCGAAGGCGGAGCCGTTGTTGTTCGCGGCCGAGGTGAAGGCGTACAGCACCTCGCTCATGCCGTGCACGCCCGGGTTGAGGATGCTCGTGGACTCCACGTCGTCCCGGATGCCGGGGATCGCGAAGCTCAGGGCCGTGCCGCCGAGGACGAGCGCCGGGACCACGAGGATGTACAGGCTCGCGAGCGTCATCTCCCGCGGGCCGATGCGCTTGCCGAGCCACTCCGGCGTGCGGCCGACCAGCAGCCCGCCCACGAAGACCGCGACGATCGCGAGCACCAGCATGCCGTACAGCCCCGAGCCCACCCCGCCGGGGGCGACCTCGCCGAGCATCATGTTCAGCATCGGCATCATGCCGCCGAGCGCCGTGTACGAGTCGTGCATCGAGTTGATGGCGCCCGTCGAGGTGAGCGTGCTGGCACTGCCGAACAGCGTCGAACCGAGGATCCCGAAGCGCTGCTCCTTGCCCTCCATCGCGGCTCCCGCGAGCTCGGGTGCGGCGCCCCGGCCGGCGAGCTCCAGTGCCGAGAGGGCGACCGTCGAGGCGAGGAAGATCGTGCCCATCACGGCGACGATCGCGTAGCCCTGGCGGTGGTCGCCCACCAGGCGGCCGTAGGTGCGCGGCAGCGCGAACGGGATCACCAGGATCAGCAGCACCTCGATCAGGTTCGTCCACCCGGTGGGGTTCTCGAACGGGTGGG of the Microbacterium sufflavum genome contains:
- a CDS encoding TetR/AcrR family transcriptional regulator; the protein is MTEDDARERILSAAEELYYRKGYAAVGMDELRTAAGVSLRRLYSLFPAKTDIVSAVLARRHTEWESGLSAAVAAAGDGPRARLLAVYGYLEDWFCSDGFRGCAFINAFGELGGTNPEVASIVRAHKASFQEYMAALVADTGAPAALAAQLSILAEGAQSTAAISADPQAAVHARRAAEVLIDAAFATA
- the kdpA gene encoding potassium-transporting ATPase subunit KdpA, with protein sequence MDATIMFGVLQVAAVVVVLVLLYRPLGDYIAHVYTSAKDLRVERGLYRVIGVDPRSEQTWRAYARSVLLFSLVGLVLVYALQRLQAFLPESLGLPAVPEGLAFNTAASFVANTNWQSYSPEQTMGYTVQLAGLTVQNFVSAAVGLTVAIALVRGLSRRGSATIGNFWVDLTRGLGRLLLPLALIGAVALLVGGVIQNFAGFTDVTTVSGGAQTIPGGPVASQEAIKLLGTNGGGFFNANSAHPFENPTGWTNLIEVLLILVIPFALPRTYGRLVGDHRQGYAIVAVMGTIFLASTVALSALELAGRGAAPELAGAAMEGKEQRFGILGSTLFGSASTLTSTGAINSMHDSYTALGGMMPMLNMMLGEVAPGGVGSGLYGMLVLAIVAVFVGGLLVGRTPEWLGKRIGPREMTLASLYILVVPALVLGGTALSFAIPGIRDDVESTSILNPGVHGMSEVLYAFTSAANNNGSAFAGLTANTPWFNTALGVAMLLGRFLPIVLVLALAGSFAAQERIPATTGTLPTHRPQFVGLLLTVTVVVTALTYFPVLALGPLAEGL
- a CDS encoding ATP-binding protein, translated to MSAARTDRPPEHQRRGRLRVLLGAAPGVGKTFEMLAEGRRLFDEGRDVVIAVVETHGRAATAALTAGLPEVPRRVDEHRGVVLTELDLDTVLDRAPEIALVDELAHTNIPGSRHPKRWQDVEELLRAGIDVVTTVNVQHIESLNAVVEKITGIAQQETIPDAVVRAADEVEVVDLAPQTLRDRLSAGLVYPAERIDAALSNYFRLGNLTALRELALLWLADEVDSALRSYRAEQGIEGSWQARERVVVALTGGPEGETLLRRGARIAARSAGGELLAVHVTAQDGLRGETPGALAAQRALVESLGGTYHQVVGDDIPGTLVEFAQGADATQLVIGVSRRGRLTAALTGPGIGSEVIRRSGDIDVHIVTHAAAGGRLALPRITGGALGWRRQALGFGVALVFGPLLSWLMFTFRSPESITAEVLAYQLLVVVVALIGGIRPAVFAAVLSGITLDFLFVAPLFTITIAHPLHALALSLYVVIAILVSIIVDQAARRARTAQRATAEAELLAAVAGNVLRGDNAVLALVSRTREAFGLSGVRLLTPDGQVLASDGEPVPDGRATTIPVGAAGGGPRALLELNGEPLAGPERRLLDAIVAQLAAAIEHTDLRATAREAEALAETDQVRSALLSAVSHDLRRPLASAVAAIGGLRAAQGLSATDRAELLATADESLATLSTLVTDLLDVSRVEAGVLAVSASRVDAAGPVLAAVDELGLGPSEVDLALDPALPALFADPVLLQRVLVNVIANAHRHAPEGSRVLVTTSRLGERAEIRIVDRGAGVAPERRDRIFQPFQRFGDTDNTTGLGLGLALSRGFTEGMGGTLTPEDTPGGGLTMVISLPLAAGPADTEDTE
- a CDS encoding response regulator, producing MKLLIADDDPQMVRALRITLAAHGYEVVVAADGAAAIAAAAQSHPDLIMLDLGMPRLDGIEVIQALRGWTTVPIIVVSGRTGSADKVEALDAGADDFVTKPFQVDELLARLRALSRRAVAANGESVVAFGDVVVDLATKTVTRSGTRVHLTPTEWRMLEHLARHPGALVTRQDLLKEIWGSAQVSDSGYLRLYMSQLRKKLESEPSSPVHLLTEAGMGYRLVL
- the kdpB gene encoding potassium-transporting ATPase subunit KdpB, giving the protein MTLLTTPSAPESATAPAPAATPRSFGWSQLVQALPGAVRKLNPATLVRNPVMLLVWVGAAFTTVLAIAEPFLGGPADSGGSPVPLAFTWGIAVWLWLTVLFANVAESVAEGRGKAQAASLRKTRTSTMARRVVRHDPAADPAAERAETVEVSSAELQRDDVVIVTAGELIPGDGDIVAGIATVDESAITGESAPVIRESGGDRSAVTGGTRVLSDRIVVRITSKPGETFVDRMIALVEGASRQRTPNEIALNILLASLSIVFVVVVLALNPIASYAASPVSIPVLIALLVCLIPTTIGALLSAIGIAGMDRLVQRNVLAMSGRAVEAAGDVTTLLLDKTGTITYGNRRAHEVLPLTGVDAEELLRVAALSSLADPTPEGASIVELATARGLRVEAPEDAVVVPFTAQTRMSGLDLSDGTEIRKGAGSAVSAWLGRGTDAELTSLTDGVARSGGTPLVVAVRATGEDGRVLGVVHLKDIVKDGLRERFDELRSMGIRTVMITGDNPLTAQAIAAEAGVDDFLAEATPEDKLDLIRREQQGGRLVAMTGDGTNDAPALAQADVGVAMNTGTSAAKEAGNMVDLDSDPTKLIDIVRIGKQLLITRGALTTFSLANDIAKYFAIIPAMFMGVFPGLAALNIMQLHSPASAVTSAIIFNAIVIVFLIPLALRGVAYRPASASQILQRNLLVYGLGGVIAPFLGIKLIDLVVSLLPGF
- a CDS encoding tryptophan-rich sensory protein, with amino-acid sequence METSTKGILRQSLVIAAAVFMLIAAAIGAGAFGGTSVDELQNGALSAQGSYLAPAGPAFSIWSLIYLGLLAYTAWQALPARRQDPRQEAVGGWIALSMVLNGLWLVTARYLTLWLTVLVIALLLAVLARVIVLLGRLPARSAVDRVLTDGANGLHFGWVTIATVANTAAWLTQTVPESAEQQAEVWAIAVLAVVLLIGAASAWFTGRLAPALATAWGLAWLAVGRLTGEPQSTPTAIAAIVVAAVLVLVGVVAVVRRRRATPATLAPQSTSR
- the kdpC gene encoding potassium-transporting ATPase subunit KdpC is translated as MRTAGVAVRAMLVLTLVLGVGYTLLVTGIGQLLLPAQANGSMLPDDRGSALIGQSFTDADGEALPQYFQSRPSAAGDGYDGTASGGSNLGPENPDLVASIAERTAEVAEREGVDPSLVPADAVTASGSGLDPHISVAYALLQVPRVAAARDLPEDEVRALVESRIQGRDLGFLGEERINVAELNLALDDREGE
- a CDS encoding alpha/beta fold hydrolase; this encodes MGYITVGNENSTPIELYYEDQGSGQPVVLIHGYPLNGHSWERQTRELLAQGYRVITYDRRGFGQSSKVGSGYDYDTFAADLNTVLETLDLRDVVLVGFSMGTGELARYVGRYGHERVAKLAFLASLEPFLVQRDDNPEGVPQDVFDGIEAAAKGDRYAWFTEFYKNFYNLDENLGTRISQQVVDANWNLSVTSAPVAAYAVVPTWIEDFRGDVEAVRAAGKPTLILHGTKDNILPIDATARRFHQAVPEATYIEVEGAPHGLLWTHADEVNAALNDFLAK
- a CDS encoding glycosyltransferase family 4 protein, with translation MRIALVCDYALDRIGDAQAVVLREAELLRSAGDEVVVIGAAQPGSAPRPVPPGEAPILMAAAWVIPGVEMPAIRNSRALRARLRRLFRERSIDVVHVHSEFGLTAAAIRVAQEQGIPVVHTVHTFFWQGPDLRRFDRVAAAAVRGLARVLRGRPPRTALADTPRAIDAAVRSVTLDAALEADAVISPSAHQAEALRIAGLPEVEVVPNPMPPRAIPGVPLQAVELPLQVLWVGRLTLESGILEFVRAVRRAGEDLPPGSLVARIAGDGPLYAEAREVAGTAAPDSGSSIQFLGRVEPESIQPLLRDSHLLAVTSFGLDPQPVVVAEAFRAARSVLYVDPRLREGLAEAGILCGSPDAKGMAAMLRELVHHPGIVVERSLRTVTASHPFQPEQHLRGVREAWDTAARRAADDDT